The genomic DNA ACATTTTTAAAACCTTTATGTTTATAGTAAGCAGAAGCTTTTTCACAACGAATTCCTCCTGTACAGTACATTAATAAATTTTTATCTTCCTTATGCTCCTTTAAATCTTCTTCAATAATATCTAAAGAATCTCTAAAAGTATCAACATCAGGAGTAACTGCACCTTCAAAATGACCAATTTCACTTTCGTAATGATTTCGCATATCTACACAAACCGTATTAGGATTCGCTAGCATTTCATTAAATTCCTTAGCACTTAAATGAATGCCTTTATCAGTAACATCAAAAGTCTCATCATTTAAACCATCCGCAACAATTTTATTACGAACCTTAACCTTTAATTTCAAAAAAGATTTATTGTATTGCTCAACGGCAACATTTAAACGAATGTCTTTTAAAAAAGAAATGCCATCTAGTTGCTCTTTTAAAGCCAAAAAATTTTCGGCAGGAACAGAAATCTGCGCGTTAATCCCTTCATAAGAAACATAAGTTCTTCCTAAAACTTCTAAAGAGTTCCATTCCAGAAATAATTTATCTCTAAATAATGACGGATTTTCTATTTTGTGGTATTGGTAAAAAGAAATAGTAAGACGGTCTTTTCCTGCCTCATCTATCAATGCAGCGCGCTCTTGAGCGCTTAACTTATTGTACAGTTGCATGCTATACTTATTTAGTTAAACAATATTATTTGTTGATTTTTTAAAATCGATGCAAATGTACTGATTTTTTGAGTTTTAATGTTTAAAATAACACTTTTTGCAATAATTTGAATTTTTTTAAACTTTCTAATAAATTTTCTAACAAAATAGATACAACCAATTCAATTTTTTTAAACCTTTGTGGGGCATTTGTAAAAAGAGCTTAAGAAGTTATTTCAACTTTTTGTTTAGAACCGAAAATTTAGGGTTTTCTGCTCTAATCAAATCTTTTTTGAGCAACATGGCCTTAGCTACGTTGTGAGAAAAAACTACAATTAGGGTGAAACAAGACCCATTTGCAGGTATCAGAAAAAGTTGAAACCACTTTCCATAGAAAGCCTTTATAAAATAAACAAATACGCATTAAGTTTAACAGATGGAAGCCATAATCATAAAAAGGCATTCATAAATAAAAAATAAAAATGAAAGTAGCAGTAGTAGGAGCTACCGGTATGGTAGGTAAGGTAATGTTACAAGTATTAGCAGCACGTAATTTTCCTGTTACAGAATTAATACCTGTAGCATCAGAGCGTTCAATAGGTAAAAAAATAAGCTTTAACGGATCCGACTTTGCCATAGTAGGTTTGGAAGAAGCAGTTGCTATGAAGCCAGATATAGCCTTGTTTTCTGCGGGAGGAAATACTTCTTTGGAATGGGCTCCTAGGTTTGCAAAAGTAGGAACAACAGTTATTGACAACTCTTCCGCATGGAGAATGGATCCTACTAAAAAATTAATTGTACCAGAAATTAACGCAGCAGAATTAACAGAAGAAGATAAAATTATAGCAAATCCTAACTGTTCTACGATTCAAATGGTTCTGGCATTGGCGCCATTGCATAAAAAATACGATATCAAACGCTTGGTAATTTCTACATACCAATCTATTACAGGAACAGGAGTAAAAGCAGTACAGCAGTTAGCAGATGAGTTTGTAGGAAAAGAAGGAGATAAAGCATATCATTATCAAATTCATAAAAATGCGATTCCTCATTGTGATGTGTTTGAAGAAGGAGGATATACTAAAGAAGAATTAAAATTAGTTCGTGAAACTCATAAAATTTTAGGAGACCCAGGCATTGCTGTTACAGCAACAGCCGTAAGAATACCAGTAGTTGGAGGGCACTCTGAAAGTGTGAATGTAGAGTTTAAAAAGCATTTTGAGCTAGCTGATATTCCAAAAATATTAGCAGCTACAGAAGGGGTTGTAGTAATAGATAATTTAGAAAAGAACGAGTATCCAATGCCTTTTTATGCAGAGGGCAAAGATGATGTTTTTGTAGGAAGAATACGTAGAGATTTGTCTCAAGAAAATTCATTGAATTTATGGATTGTAGCTGATAACTTACGTAAAGGAGCGGCTACCAATACCATACAAATAGCAGAGTATTTAGTGGCTAATAACTTAATTAATACAACAGTTTTAGCGTAAGAGAAATCGAGTTATTTTGCACTTATTGATATTGCTGTTTTGAGTACTCTTCTTATCTTTATGCATCTTTTAAAAGAATTGAGCCCTTATGCAGCTTCAACTTAAAAAGTTTAAATAAGTTCGTTTTATAAAAAAAAGAAAATCCTGAGTTTTAAACTCAGGGTTTTTTGGTTAAAAGAATTATTTTCGCCTTCATGAATACAACTAAAATTATAGCCAATACAATTGTTTTTGTAAAAGAAACTTTAAAAGGAGCAGAGGGAGGACATGACTGGTTTCATGTAGAAAGGGTTTATAAAAATGCATTGCAAATAGCAAAACAAGAAAAAGTGGATGG from Tenacibaculum maritimum NCIMB 2154 includes the following:
- the trhO gene encoding oxygen-dependent tRNA uridine(34) hydroxylase TrhO encodes the protein MQLYNKLSAQERAALIDEAGKDRLTISFYQYHKIENPSLFRDKLFLEWNSLEVLGRTYVSYEGINAQISVPAENFLALKEQLDGISFLKDIRLNVAVEQYNKSFLKLKVKVRNKIVADGLNDETFDVTDKGIHLSAKEFNEMLANPNTVCVDMRNHYESEIGHFEGAVTPDVDTFRDSLDIIEEDLKEHKEDKNLLMYCTGGIRCEKASAYYKHKGFKNVFQLEGGIIEYTRQVKEEEIENKFLGKNFVFDHRRAERISDDVISNCHQCGTPCDNHTNCANEACHLLFIQCDECAARTENTCSTDCQDIIHLSYEAQKELRKGKQASNKIFKKGRSEALKFKK
- a CDS encoding aspartate-semialdehyde dehydrogenase; protein product: MKVAVVGATGMVGKVMLQVLAARNFPVTELIPVASERSIGKKISFNGSDFAIVGLEEAVAMKPDIALFSAGGNTSLEWAPRFAKVGTTVIDNSSAWRMDPTKKLIVPEINAAELTEEDKIIANPNCSTIQMVLALAPLHKKYDIKRLVISTYQSITGTGVKAVQQLADEFVGKEGDKAYHYQIHKNAIPHCDVFEEGGYTKEELKLVRETHKILGDPGIAVTATAVRIPVVGGHSESVNVEFKKHFELADIPKILAATEGVVVIDNLEKNEYPMPFYAEGKDDVFVGRIRRDLSQENSLNLWIVADNLRKGAATNTIQIAEYLVANNLINTTVLA